Proteins encoded in a region of the Streptomyces sp. NBC_00258 genome:
- a CDS encoding DUF4184 family protein, which produces MPFTLSHAAAVLPAVRTDGTGRGRLVPALLVAGSFAPDMTYYAASVLPEAMEFGDFTHSFTGVFTVDVLVAWALVGAWLVLREPLAALLPRGRQARVGALLRCGAPRARVRPSLALWWYVSAVVGSLTHVVWDAFTHLDRWGMRVFPVLGQEIAGSPLYWYLQYGGSAVAAVVIAAFLVVALRRQRDTEPVGVPVLSVRDRWLAAAVIGGCATVAAVRRATRWWDQWASTAKPWELIPTVCFGAGAGLAVGLAVYGVAVRVWRPAPVRPSPAAVRTEPSRPTPR; this is translated from the coding sequence TTGCCGTTCACCCTCAGCCATGCCGCGGCCGTTCTGCCTGCCGTGCGCACCGATGGGACCGGACGCGGCCGACTGGTTCCGGCCCTGCTCGTGGCCGGTTCGTTCGCGCCCGACATGACCTATTACGCGGCGAGTGTGCTGCCGGAGGCCATGGAGTTCGGCGACTTCACGCACTCCTTCACCGGGGTGTTCACGGTCGATGTGCTGGTCGCCTGGGCGCTCGTGGGCGCCTGGCTGGTGCTGCGCGAGCCGCTGGCGGCTCTGCTGCCGCGCGGCCGGCAGGCACGGGTCGGGGCTCTCCTGCGCTGCGGTGCGCCGCGCGCCCGCGTCCGGCCCTCACTGGCCCTGTGGTGGTACGTGTCCGCGGTGGTCGGTTCGCTGACGCATGTCGTGTGGGACGCGTTCACGCATCTCGACCGGTGGGGCATGCGCGTCTTTCCCGTCCTCGGGCAGGAGATCGCGGGTTCGCCGCTCTACTGGTATCTGCAGTACGGCGGTTCGGCGGTCGCCGCGGTGGTGATCGCGGCCTTCCTGGTGGTGGCCCTGCGGCGGCAGCGCGACACGGAACCCGTGGGGGTGCCGGTGCTGTCCGTACGGGACCGGTGGCTCGCGGCGGCCGTGATCGGTGGCTGCGCGACGGTGGCCGCGGTGCGGCGGGCGACTCGGTGGTGGGACCAGTGGGCGTCGACCGCGAAGCCCTGGGAGCTGATTCCCACCGTGTGCTTCGGGGCGGGGGCGGGTCTTGCCGTCGGCCTCGCGGTGTACGGCGTGGCGGTCAGGGTGTGGCGTCCGGCTCCGGTTCGTCCCAGCCCGGCAGCGGTTCGTACGGAGCCGAGCCGTCCGACTCCTCGCTGA
- a CDS encoding lytic transglycosylase domain-containing protein — protein sequence MAAQFGRRVVKGAATTAVAAVAVAALSASQAPGVTDTGQGRQNTGSQPSSDPDADNSATGNSPYYTDLPPLNSPTPSPSTGTGTPTGTGEAEAGIPATVLDAYKKAEAALGESKPGCNLPWQLLAAIGKVESGQARGGRVDANGTTISPILGPVLNGNGFARITDTDGGAYDGDTTHDRAVGPMQFIPSTWEWSGRDGNGDGKKDPNNIYDAALAAGGYLCRFGWDLSDKADLRRAILSYNNSTHYLNTVLSWLEYYRKGTHEVPDGTGTLPSGRSDDNNGSGSSPTPTPPSTTPPSSTPGGGGSTSPSPKPPTTTPPPSTPPTTPAPPTPTETVDHLEDAGTAKLTATAGDAFAERIATRTETEAGKAVAKVRVRFTIVGDTDAVFTGGESVATVVTNSSGVATAPALKAGEKTGDFTVRATVVGRAVSGLDYKATVTARQADALARTSDTALTCVAGGEFANQVEVKATYKGAAADGVAATATLIKSADDATANDKGPYFKDADGKTVRTLAGLKTDANGLLKLPKLYADDTAGTFLLRISTTGGATLTVELKVTAAAASPSPSAS from the coding sequence ATGGCGGCGCAATTCGGCAGGCGAGTTGTCAAGGGGGCGGCAACCACCGCTGTGGCCGCGGTCGCGGTCGCGGCGCTGTCCGCGTCCCAGGCGCCGGGCGTGACCGACACCGGGCAGGGCAGACAGAACACCGGTTCCCAGCCCTCGTCCGACCCCGACGCCGACAACAGCGCCACCGGCAATTCGCCGTACTACACCGACCTCCCGCCGCTCAACAGCCCCACCCCGTCGCCCAGTACGGGCACCGGAACGCCGACGGGTACGGGCGAGGCCGAGGCCGGCATACCCGCGACCGTCCTCGACGCCTACAAGAAGGCCGAGGCGGCGCTGGGCGAATCCAAGCCCGGCTGCAACCTGCCCTGGCAACTCCTCGCAGCCATCGGCAAGGTCGAGTCCGGCCAGGCCCGCGGCGGCCGCGTCGACGCCAACGGCACCACGATCTCCCCGATCCTCGGCCCGGTCCTCAACGGCAACGGCTTCGCGAGGATCACCGACACCGACGGCGGCGCGTACGACGGGGACACCACCCACGACCGTGCCGTCGGCCCCATGCAGTTCATCCCCTCCACCTGGGAGTGGTCGGGCCGCGACGGCAACGGCGACGGCAAGAAGGACCCCAACAACATCTACGACGCGGCCCTCGCCGCCGGCGGCTACCTGTGCCGGTTCGGCTGGGACCTGTCCGACAAGGCCGACCTCAGGCGCGCGATCCTCAGCTACAACAACTCGACGCACTACCTGAACACGGTCCTGTCGTGGCTGGAGTACTACCGCAAGGGCACCCACGAGGTCCCGGACGGCACGGGCACGCTGCCCTCGGGCCGCAGCGACGACAACAACGGGTCGGGCTCCTCCCCGACGCCGACCCCGCCGAGCACGACCCCGCCCAGCTCCACGCCGGGCGGCGGCGGTTCCACGAGCCCGAGCCCGAAGCCGCCCACCACGACCCCGCCGCCGAGCACGCCGCCGACGACTCCGGCGCCTCCCACGCCCACCGAAACGGTGGACCACCTGGAGGACGCGGGTACCGCCAAGCTCACCGCGACCGCGGGCGACGCCTTCGCCGAGAGGATCGCCACCCGTACCGAGACCGAGGCCGGCAAGGCCGTCGCGAAGGTCCGGGTCCGGTTCACGATCGTCGGCGACACCGACGCCGTCTTCACCGGCGGCGAGAGTGTCGCGACCGTCGTCACCAACAGCTCCGGCGTGGCCACCGCGCCCGCGCTCAAGGCCGGCGAGAAGACGGGCGACTTCACGGTCCGCGCCACCGTCGTCGGCCGTGCCGTCTCCGGCCTCGACTACAAGGCGACGGTCACCGCGCGCCAGGCCGACGCCCTGGCCCGTACGAGCGACACCGCGCTGACCTGCGTCGCGGGCGGCGAGTTCGCGAACCAGGTCGAGGTGAAGGCCACCTACAAGGGCGCCGCCGCGGACGGCGTCGCGGCCACCGCCACGCTCATCAAGTCGGCGGACGACGCGACCGCGAACGACAAGGGCCCCTACTTCAAGGACGCGGACGGCAAGACCGTACGGACCCTCGCGGGCCTCAAGACGGACGCGAACGGTCTGTTGAAGCTGCCGAAGCTGTACGCGGACGACACGGCCGGCACGTTCCTGCTCCGCATCAGCACCACCGGCGGTGCCACGCTGACGGTCGAGCTGAAGGTGACGGCAGCCGCCGCCTCGCCGAGCCCCTCCGCCTCGTAG
- a CDS encoding SPW_0924 family protein, which produces MRALIAAATGLAVALALVLTITAMGSPAGKTSPKPLLTTIPSHP; this is translated from the coding sequence ATGCGTGCCCTGATCGCCGCCGCGACCGGTCTCGCCGTCGCGCTCGCGCTCGTCCTCACCATCACCGCCATGGGCTCACCGGCGGGCAAGACGTCACCCAAGCCGCTGCTCACCACCATCCCCAGCCACCCGTGA
- a CDS encoding DUF3068 domain-containing protein: MRRKASLILLALAVFFAALSPLMRWYAFPRLAKIPADQYQDMVLEAKDATLLDYGTMKAKKVDKVTIVQTLKGNVEASEKIEKTAGRDVVVWDGLSYVQGPDGEMVSKIPERYIFDAHTQEPVHATGEMVDGDPVKREGIEFKWPFLTEKRDYEYFDAQARVTAPIHYEGERDFRGVNVYYFEQTIPWTKVPFPKTMPVEGITPESVAKTGTTRWYTTVRKFWVEPTTGAPVYGEEIHKEELRGGTLLGGREKVTAFAGHVKMREDYIRSTVDLVKSQRLLVLLMTSYLPWGFLILGAGLLSLSLYLEARSRRPGDPSPTESREPEPVSA, from the coding sequence ATGCGCCGCAAGGCCAGCCTGATCCTGCTCGCCCTCGCCGTGTTCTTCGCGGCACTGTCCCCGCTGATGCGCTGGTACGCCTTCCCGCGCCTCGCCAAGATCCCGGCCGACCAGTACCAGGACATGGTCCTGGAGGCGAAGGACGCGACCCTCCTCGACTACGGCACGATGAAGGCCAAGAAGGTCGACAAGGTCACCATCGTGCAGACCCTCAAGGGCAACGTCGAGGCCTCCGAGAAGATCGAGAAGACCGCGGGCCGCGACGTCGTCGTCTGGGACGGCCTCTCCTACGTCCAGGGCCCCGACGGCGAGATGGTCTCCAAGATCCCCGAGCGCTACATCTTCGACGCGCACACCCAGGAACCCGTTCATGCCACCGGCGAGATGGTCGACGGCGACCCGGTCAAACGCGAGGGCATCGAGTTCAAGTGGCCCTTCCTCACGGAGAAGAGGGACTACGAGTACTTCGACGCACAGGCCCGCGTCACCGCGCCGATCCACTACGAGGGCGAGCGGGACTTCCGGGGCGTAAACGTTTACTACTTCGAGCAGACCATCCCCTGGACCAAGGTGCCCTTCCCGAAGACCATGCCCGTCGAAGGCATCACCCCGGAGTCGGTCGCCAAGACGGGCACGACCCGCTGGTACACCACGGTCCGCAAGTTCTGGGTCGAACCCACCACCGGAGCACCCGTCTACGGAGAAGAGATCCACAAGGAGGAACTGCGCGGCGGCACCCTCCTCGGGGGCCGTGAAAAGGTGACCGCCTTCGCCGGGCACGTGAAGATGCGCGAGGACTACATCCGCTCGACGGTCGACCTGGTCAAGTCCCAGCGGCTGCTCGTCCTGCTGATGACCTCGTACCTGCCGTGGGGCTTCCTGATCCTGGGTGCCGGCCTGCTGTCGCTCTCCCTCTACCTGGAGGCCCGCAGCCGCCGCCCGGGCGACCCCTCACCGACGGAGAGCCGAGAACCGGAACCGGTCAGCGCCTGA
- the hrpB gene encoding ATP-dependent helicase HrpB has product MIRYDALDLLPVRGALPGLGDALDAHGGAVLVAPPGTGKTTLVPLVLAGLVGDGPVRRVVVAEPRRIAARAAARRMAWLLGEKVGESVGYTVRGERVVGPRARVEVVTTGVLLQRLQRDQELAGVDVVVLDECHERHLDADTVAAFLLDVQAALRPELRLVAASATTDAEGWARLLGEVPVVEAEGVSHPVEVVWAPPLRPVRPPHGMRVDPVLLTHVASVVRRALSERDGDVLCFLPGVGEIARVAGQLGGLGDVEVLQVHGRAPAAVQDAVLSGGARRRVVLATSVAESSLTVPGVRVVVDSGLAREPRVDHARGLSALATVRASQAAGRQRAGRAGREAPGAVYRCWAEAEDGRLSRFPAPEIKVADLTAFALQAACWGDPDASGLALLDPPPGGAMAAARGVLEAIGAVGSAGRPTERGVRMSRLGLHPRLGRALLDAGHSVGAERAAEVVALLSEEPPREYGDDLAAALRAARRGGDAYAGRWRTEVRRLRAAAAPAPSAPRDVPFDTCGPSVAGRAHAAKPHMSQPRAPEGARQAGEDHAVGLVAALAFPERVARKQGGSFLMVSGTRAEVGDGSGLRDASWIAVAVADRPVGAGHARVRLGAVVDEGVAREAAGALYGKGDEVRWADGDVVARRVERLGAVELAVRPLRNAEPGLVREALLEGLRDEGFGMLRWSRDAEVLRQRLGFLYHRLGAPWPDMSDDALHARVDEWLEPELGRARRRSDLARIDAGQALARLLPWASGEAARLDELAPERIEVPSGSRIRVDYADPERPVLAVKLQEMFGARESPAVAGVPVVVHLLSPAGRPAAVTSDLVSFWKDGYRGVRAELRGRYPKHPWPEDPATAEPTRHTNARFRRADERPGFRR; this is encoded by the coding sequence GTGATCCGTTACGACGCTCTGGACCTCCTGCCCGTACGCGGCGCGCTGCCCGGCCTGGGCGACGCCCTGGACGCGCACGGCGGTGCCGTGCTGGTCGCGCCGCCCGGCACCGGCAAGACGACCCTCGTGCCCCTCGTGCTCGCCGGTCTGGTCGGCGACGGGCCCGTACGCCGTGTCGTGGTCGCCGAGCCGCGGCGGATCGCGGCGCGGGCGGCCGCGCGGCGGATGGCGTGGCTGCTGGGCGAGAAGGTCGGCGAGAGCGTCGGGTACACGGTGCGCGGGGAGCGGGTGGTCGGGCCACGCGCGCGCGTGGAGGTCGTCACGACCGGTGTGCTGCTGCAACGGCTGCAGCGGGACCAGGAACTGGCGGGCGTCGACGTGGTCGTGCTCGACGAGTGCCACGAACGGCACCTGGACGCCGACACGGTGGCCGCGTTCCTGCTGGACGTACAGGCCGCTCTGCGCCCCGAGTTGCGGTTGGTGGCCGCGTCCGCGACGACCGACGCCGAGGGGTGGGCGAGGCTGCTGGGCGAGGTGCCGGTGGTCGAGGCGGAGGGTGTGTCCCATCCGGTCGAGGTGGTCTGGGCGCCACCCCTGCGCCCCGTGCGGCCGCCGCACGGCATGCGGGTGGACCCGGTGCTGCTGACGCACGTGGCGTCGGTGGTGCGGCGGGCGCTTTCCGAACGCGACGGGGACGTCCTGTGCTTCCTGCCCGGGGTCGGGGAGATCGCGCGGGTGGCCGGGCAGCTCGGCGGGCTCGGAGACGTCGAGGTGCTTCAGGTGCACGGGCGGGCGCCGGCCGCCGTGCAGGACGCGGTGCTGTCCGGGGGTGCGCGGCGCCGGGTGGTCCTCGCGACGTCGGTGGCCGAGTCGTCCCTGACGGTTCCGGGCGTGCGGGTGGTCGTGGACTCCGGTCTGGCGCGGGAGCCGCGGGTCGATCACGCGCGGGGGCTGAGCGCGCTGGCGACGGTACGTGCCTCGCAGGCGGCCGGCCGGCAGCGGGCGGGGCGCGCCGGGCGCGAGGCCCCTGGTGCGGTGTACCGGTGCTGGGCGGAGGCGGAGGACGGGCGGCTGTCGCGTTTCCCGGCGCCGGAGATCAAGGTGGCCGACCTGACGGCGTTCGCCCTCCAGGCGGCCTGCTGGGGCGATCCCGACGCCTCGGGGCTGGCTCTGCTGGATCCGCCGCCGGGAGGCGCCATGGCGGCCGCTCGGGGTGTTCTGGAGGCCATCGGTGCGGTGGGCTCCGCCGGGCGTCCCACGGAGCGGGGTGTACGGATGTCGCGGCTCGGGCTGCATCCGCGGCTGGGGCGGGCGTTGCTGGACGCGGGGCACTCCGTGGGTGCGGAGCGTGCCGCGGAGGTGGTTGCCCTTTTGAGTGAGGAGCCGCCGCGGGAGTACGGGGATGATCTTGCCGCTGCCTTGCGGGCGGCCCGGCGTGGGGGTGACGCCTATGCCGGGCGGTGGCGTACGGAGGTTCGGCGGCTGCGGGCCGCGGCGGCGCCCGCGCCGAGCGCTCCGCGGGATGTGCCGTTCGATACGTGCGGGCCGTCCGTGGCTGGTCGCGCCCACGCGGCGAAGCCGCACATGTCACAGCCCCGCGCCCCTGAAGGGGCGCGGCAGGCCGGTGAAGACCATGCCGTCGGACTCGTCGCCGCCCTCGCCTTTCCCGAGCGGGTTGCCCGGAAGCAAGGGGGCTCCTTTCTCATGGTGTCCGGTACTCGGGCCGAGGTGGGTGACGGGAGTGGGCTGCGGGACGCGTCGTGGATCGCTGTCGCCGTTGCCGACCGGCCCGTTGGTGCGGGGCACGCGCGCGTGCGGCTCGGGGCCGTGGTGGACGAGGGGGTCGCGCGCGAGGCGGCCGGGGCCCTGTACGGCAAGGGCGACGAGGTGCGCTGGGCCGACGGGGACGTCGTGGCGCGGCGGGTCGAGCGGCTGGGCGCGGTGGAGCTGGCGGTGCGGCCGTTGCGGAACGCCGAGCCCGGGCTCGTACGGGAGGCGCTTCTCGAAGGGTTGAGGGACGAAGGGTTCGGGATGCTGCGGTGGTCCCGGGACGCCGAGGTCCTGCGGCAGCGGCTCGGGTTCCTGTACCACCGGCTCGGTGCTCCTTGGCCCGATATGTCGGACGACGCACTGCACGCGCGCGTGGACGAGTGGCTGGAGCCGGAGTTGGGCCGGGCACGGCGGCGGTCCGATCTGGCGCGGATCGACGCCGGGCAGGCCTTGGCCCGGCTGTTGCCGTGGGCGTCCGGGGAGGCTGCCCGGTTGGACGAGTTGGCGCCGGAGCGCATCGAGGTGCCGAGCGGGTCCAGGATCCGGGTCGACTACGCGGATCCCGAACGGCCCGTGCTGGCGGTGAAGTTGCAGGAGATGTTCGGGGCGCGGGAGTCACCGGCCGTCGCCGGGGTGCCCGTGGTCGTGCATCTGCTGTCGCCCGCGGGGCGCCCGGCGGCCGTGACGTCCGACCTGGTGTCCTTCTGGAAGGACGGCTACCGGGGCGTACGGGCGGAGCTGCGTGGCCGGTATCCGAAGCACCCGTGGCCCGAGGACCCGGCTACCGCGGAACCGACCCGGCACACGAACGCGCGCTTCAGGCGCGCTGACGAACGGCCCGGGTTCAGGCGCTGA
- a CDS encoding class I SAM-dependent methyltransferase: MREGAHPGRNAAYPAQDPSHEATRALRRPLRDRRRDGFGRKSPQISTREPIIQEPEPFEPEATRREAGSGESTRANRGWWDRNADDYQVEHGTFLGDDRFVWGPEGLDEIEAELLGPMEELAGKDVLEIGAGAAQCSRWLAAQGARPVALDLSHRQLQHALRIGAKGVGLVEADAGALPFADASFDLACSAYGALPFVADPVTVLREVHRVLRPGGRFVFSVTHPIRWAFPDEPGPEGLSVASSYFDRTPYVEQDDEGSAVYVEHHRTVGDRVRDVVAGGFRLVDLVEPEWPAWNTQEWGGWSPLRGNLIPGSAIFVCERSETGAPPAEGRRRD, from the coding sequence ATGCGCGAAGGCGCACACCCGGGGCGGAACGCCGCATACCCGGCACAAGACCCGTCCCACGAGGCCACGAGGGCCCTGCGGCGCCCCTTGCGTGACCGCCGCCGGGACGGGTTCGGACGGAAGAGCCCGCAGATTAGTACGAGGGAGCCGATCATCCAAGAGCCCGAACCGTTCGAGCCCGAGGCGACACGACGGGAGGCGGGGTCCGGCGAAAGCACCCGCGCCAATCGTGGCTGGTGGGACCGGAACGCGGACGATTACCAGGTCGAGCACGGCACGTTCCTCGGCGACGACCGTTTCGTGTGGGGCCCCGAGGGCCTCGACGAGATCGAGGCCGAGTTGCTCGGACCGATGGAGGAACTGGCCGGAAAGGACGTTCTGGAGATCGGCGCGGGTGCCGCCCAGTGTTCGCGCTGGCTGGCCGCCCAGGGGGCCCGTCCGGTCGCCCTGGACCTCTCGCACCGCCAGCTCCAGCACGCGCTGCGGATCGGCGCCAAGGGGGTGGGGCTCGTGGAGGCGGACGCCGGCGCACTGCCGTTCGCGGACGCCTCCTTCGACCTGGCGTGCTCCGCCTACGGGGCGCTGCCGTTCGTCGCGGACCCCGTGACGGTCCTGAGGGAGGTGCACAGGGTGCTGCGGCCCGGCGGCCGGTTCGTCTTCTCCGTCACGCACCCGATCCGCTGGGCCTTCCCTGACGAGCCCGGCCCCGAGGGGCTGAGCGTGGCCTCCTCGTACTTCGACCGCACTCCGTACGTCGAGCAGGACGACGAGGGCAGCGCGGTGTACGTCGAGCACCACAGGACGGTCGGCGACCGCGTCCGGGACGTGGTGGCGGGCGGTTTCCGGCTGGTCGACCTGGTCGAGCCCGAGTGGCCCGCCTGGAACACCCAGGAGTGGGGCGGCTGGTCGCCCCTTCGGGGAAACCTCATCCCGGGGTCGGCGATCTTCGTGTGCGAGCGAAGCGAGACGGGGGCACCCCCGGCCGAAGGCCGGAGGAGAGACTGA
- the rpsA gene encoding 30S ribosomal protein S1 — protein MTSSTETTATTPQVAVNDIGNEEAFLAAIDETIKYFNDGDIVDGVIVKVDRDEVLLDIGYKTEGVIPSRELSIKHDVDPNEVVKVGDEIEALVLQKEDKEGRLILSKKRAQYERAWGTIEKIKEEDGIVTGTVIEVVKGGLILDIGLRGFLPASLVEMRRVRDLQPYVGKELEAKIIELDKNRNNVVLSRRAWLEQTQSEVRQTFLTTLQKGQVRSGVVSSIVNFGAFVDLGGVDGLVHVSELSWKHIDHPSEVVEVGQEVTVEVLDVDMDRERVSLSLKATQEDPWQQFARTHQIGQVVPGKVTKLVPFGAFVRVDEGIEGLVHISELAERHVEIPEQVVQVNDEIFVKVIDIDLERRRISLSLKQANEAFGADPATVDFDPTLYGMAASYDDQGNYIYPEGFDPETNDWLEGFESQREVWETQYAEAQTRFEQHQAQVIKSREADAQAEAEGVATPGAAPAASGGSGGGGSYSSESDDNSGALASDEALAALREKLAGGQS, from the coding sequence ATGACGAGCAGCACCGAGACCACCGCCACCACCCCGCAGGTTGCGGTCAACGACATCGGTAACGAGGAAGCCTTCCTCGCCGCGATCGACGAGACGATCAAGTACTTCAACGACGGCGACATCGTCGACGGCGTCATCGTGAAGGTCGACCGGGACGAGGTCCTGCTCGACATCGGTTACAAGACCGAAGGTGTCATCCCGAGCCGCGAGCTCTCGATCAAGCACGACGTCGACCCCAACGAGGTCGTCAAGGTCGGCGACGAGATCGAAGCCCTTGTTCTCCAGAAGGAGGACAAGGAAGGCCGCCTGATCCTCTCGAAGAAGCGCGCCCAGTACGAGCGCGCCTGGGGCACCATCGAGAAGATCAAGGAAGAGGACGGCATCGTCACCGGTACCGTCATCGAGGTCGTCAAGGGTGGACTCATCCTCGACATCGGCCTCCGTGGCTTCCTGCCGGCTTCTCTCGTCGAGATGCGCCGTGTCCGCGACCTCCAGCCCTACGTGGGCAAGGAGCTCGAGGCGAAGATCATCGAGCTGGACAAGAACCGCAACAACGTGGTCCTGTCCCGCCGCGCCTGGCTCGAGCAGACCCAGTCCGAGGTTCGCCAGACGTTCCTCACCACCCTGCAGAAGGGTCAGGTCCGCTCCGGCGTCGTCTCTTCGATCGTCAACTTCGGTGCCTTCGTGGACCTGGGTGGCGTCGACGGTCTCGTTCACGTCTCCGAGCTCTCCTGGAAGCACATCGACCACCCCTCCGAGGTTGTCGAGGTCGGCCAGGAAGTCACCGTCGAGGTCCTCGACGTCGACATGGACCGCGAGCGTGTCTCCCTGTCGCTGAAGGCGACGCAGGAAGACCCGTGGCAGCAGTTCGCCCGTACGCACCAGATCGGTCAGGTCGTCCCGGGTAAGGTCACCAAGCTCGTTCCCTTCGGTGCGTTCGTGCGCGTCGACGAGGGCATCGAGGGTCTGGTCCACATCTCCGAGCTGGCCGAGCGCCACGTGGAGATCCCGGAGCAGGTCGTCCAGGTCAACGACGAGATCTTCGTCAAGGTCATCGACATCGACCTCGAGCGTCGTCGCATCAGCCTCTCGCTGAAGCAGGCCAACGAGGCCTTCGGTGCCGACCCGGCCACGGTCGACTTCGACCCGACGCTGTACGGCATGGCCGCGTCGTACGACGACCAGGGCAACTACATCTACCCCGAGGGCTTCGACCCCGAGACCAACGACTGGCTCGAGGGCTTCGAGTCCCAGCGTGAGGTGTGGGAGACCCAGTACGCCGAGGCGCAGACGCGCTTCGAGCAGCACCAGGCTCAGGTCATCAAGTCCCGCGAGGCGGACGCCCAGGCCGAGGCCGAGGGTGTCGCCACCCCGGGTGCGGCTCCGGCCGCCTCCGGTGGCAGCGGTGGCGGCGGTTCGTACTCCTCGGAGTCGGACGACAACTCCGGCGCCCTGGCGTCGGACGAGGCGCTGGCCGCCCTCCGCGAGAAGCTGGCCGGAGGCCAGAGCTGA
- a CDS encoding flavin monoamine oxidase family protein, with the protein MFATMGALGLAPTAQAAQREQPFHAPKPSDFTLTGRGAAKVVVVGGGIAGLTTAYELGKAGYDCTVLEARDRTGGRNFTVRGGDTTTDLYGNRQTARFGDGQYMNAGPARLPQWMVTLDYCRELGVPVEVFTNVNADAYLFNESAGMTEPMRYRTAKADVYGYVSELLAKATDTGALDAELTVTDRERLVEFLKDFGDLGDTLDYTGGERRGYDVVPAAAGTPGVLLGDVPAASEVFASGVGRYFSFEFGFDQAMLMFQPVGGMDRIPRALTRAIGGHRIRTGAVVSKITDKGSGVTVTYTQGGRTRSIDADYCVGALPPNILARIPHNLGSGVQTALEAITPSSAGKIGLEYRSRWWELDHRIYGGITETDQDVTHIWHPSHGFHGERGVLIGYYNYGADADAYAKLTPKERETRAVAAGVKIYGAKYRTELASSFSHHWRQTPHLEAAWHDTAGGPDHARYKPLNEPTGRVYFAGDWLSYTDAWQHGAFTSARKAVTALHARVLAS; encoded by the coding sequence ATGTTCGCCACCATGGGAGCCCTAGGCCTCGCCCCCACGGCCCAGGCCGCCCAGCGCGAACAGCCCTTCCACGCCCCCAAGCCGAGCGACTTCACGCTCACCGGACGCGGCGCGGCCAAGGTGGTCGTCGTCGGCGGCGGCATCGCCGGCCTCACGACCGCGTACGAACTCGGCAAGGCGGGCTACGACTGTACGGTCCTGGAAGCCAGAGACCGCACCGGTGGCCGCAACTTCACGGTGCGGGGCGGCGACACCACCACCGACCTGTACGGCAACAGGCAGACGGCCCGCTTCGGCGACGGGCAGTACATGAACGCGGGCCCGGCCCGTCTGCCCCAGTGGATGGTCACTCTTGACTACTGCCGCGAACTCGGCGTCCCGGTCGAGGTGTTCACCAACGTCAACGCGGACGCGTACCTCTTCAACGAGTCGGCCGGCATGACCGAGCCGATGCGGTACCGAACGGCGAAGGCCGATGTCTACGGATATGTCTCGGAGTTGCTCGCCAAGGCCACCGACACGGGCGCCCTCGACGCGGAGTTGACCGTCACCGACCGGGAGAGGCTCGTCGAGTTCCTCAAGGACTTCGGCGACCTGGGGGACACGCTGGACTACACGGGCGGCGAGCGCCGCGGATACGACGTCGTCCCCGCGGCCGCGGGCACCCCCGGTGTGCTCCTCGGCGACGTCCCGGCCGCCTCCGAGGTGTTCGCGAGCGGCGTCGGCCGTTACTTCTCCTTCGAGTTCGGCTTCGACCAGGCGATGTTGATGTTCCAGCCGGTGGGCGGCATGGACCGGATACCGCGCGCCCTGACGAGGGCGATCGGGGGCCATCGCATTCGCACGGGGGCCGTCGTTTCGAAGATCACCGACAAGGGGAGCGGCGTGACCGTCACGTACACCCAGGGCGGCCGGACCAGGAGCATCGACGCCGACTACTGCGTCGGCGCGCTGCCGCCCAACATCCTTGCCAGGATCCCGCACAACCTCGGCTCAGGCGTACAGACCGCGCTGGAGGCGATCACCCCGTCGTCCGCGGGCAAGATCGGCCTGGAGTACCGCTCCCGCTGGTGGGAGCTCGACCACCGGATCTACGGCGGCATCACCGAGACCGACCAGGACGTCACCCACATCTGGCACCCCTCCCACGGCTTCCACGGCGAACGCGGCGTCCTGATCGGCTACTACAACTACGGGGCCGACGCGGACGCGTACGCGAAGCTCACGCCCAAGGAGCGCGAGACACGTGCGGTCGCCGCGGGAGTGAAGATCTACGGAGCGAAGTACCGCACCGAACTGGCGTCCTCCTTCTCCCACCACTGGCGCCAGACACCCCACCTGGAGGCCGCCTGGCACGACACCGCCGGCGGTCCCGACCACGCCCGCTACAAGCCGCTCAACGAGCCCACGGGACGTGTCTACTTTGCCGGTGACTGGCTCAGCTACACGGACGCCTGGCAGCACGGCGCGTTCACGTCCGCACGCAAGGCCGTCACCGCGCTCCACGCGCGCGTGCTCGCGTCGTAG